The window TCATCGGGTTGACCGCCAGCGTGATGTTGGGCATCAGCGCGGGATGCGCCGAGTACTGCGTCCGCGCATCAGGATCGATGTACGGCGGTGCGGACGGGCACTGGAAGGCCTCGGTGACCTCGCCGCCAGCCGCCCAGGTCGGGTCTTCCTGCGTCAGGCCGAGATAGTCGCTGATCAGGATCGGCCAGTCGGTACCGGTGCCGGCGTCGTTGTAGGCCGTGCCATCAGCAAGGAGCGGCTGCACGACCGCGAACGGCAACTGGCTGTTGTGGTCAGCGGTGTAGCCGATGATCGCAACGCCGATCTGCCGGAGGTTGCTCAGACACGCGACACTCGCCGCCGACTGCCGAGCCTTCGACAGCGTCGGCAGGAGGATCGAGACGAGCAGCGCGATGATGCCGATCACCACCAGGAGCTCCACCAGCGTGAAGCCGCGGCTGAGGCGTCGGACGGAAGAAGGTGAGCGGTTCATGAGTTCCTCCTCAAAAACGGCAGTGATGAATGGGCTCGAAGCACTACAACGGACCAGGGGCGTCCCGGTCGGATTCGCCTGATGCGTTGACGTCACGGATGCTGCTGCCTTCGCGTAGCGTGCAGCTCAAAAGCGTGCGGTCCGGCACGTCCAGCCCCTCGTGGAGCCGGCGCGCCATCTCGGCAAGTCGGCGTCCCATTTCGCGGAGCGGCAGCTCGACCGTCGTCATCGACATGCCGAACCACGCGTCGACGAGTGGGTTCTGGTCGAACGAGATGACGGACAGATCGTCCGGAACCCGCAGGCCAGCCTGGTTCACGGCAATCGACAGCAGCCGGGAGATCGGCGAGCTGCTGGCAATGAGCGCGTCGGGCCGCACCTCGTCGAGATACCGGAGCAGACGGTCGGTCTGGTCCTTCAGCGTCGTCGGCTCCAGGTCGCGCATGTGCGTGTGGGCGACGTCCGACCAGTGCAGCAGTCGGGAGTCGGTATCCACGCGATGCAGCGCGAGCGATTCGGTGTACGACCGGCACCGCGCCACCGTCCAAGGCCAGCCCTCTTCGTTGAGGATCAGGCCGATGCGGCGGTGCCCCGCGTCGGCAAGTCGGCGGACCGCCATGGCCATCGCCT is drawn from Planctomycetota bacterium and contains these coding sequences:
- a CDS encoding prepilin-type N-terminal cleavage/methylation domain-containing protein, coding for MNRSPSSVRRLSRGFTLVELLVVIGIIALLVSILLPTLSKARQSAASVACLSNLRQIGVAIIGYTADHNSQLPFAVVQPLLADGTAYNDAGTGTDWPILISDYLGLTQEDPTWAAGGEVTEAFQCPSAPPYIDPDARTQYSAHPALMPNITLAVNPMKAPHSGVSRTPYKITSIESNAERALVWDGVAHLDETRNRAGGSAFDSTFISWTDASGTERNYTNWNRSLNRSWWETNEPETMDTPVQAGKGPAASTFIDPWGKPRSRHGDNDRTNYLYVDGHALSQADASATLSQFLVYPK
- a CDS encoding LacI family DNA-binding transcriptional regulator, with translation WICRQPGRGSFVGPRVTGAAAPETEAVVDTSNASDRAVDARLARVAVLISNVGDLAYDWFAPEVLGGIESVAEELGIRTEIIGQRKFDIDELERRLRRGRPDVLLAMPFGESAGLVPRDTGRLGIPLLVTSELFRPCVVADNRQAMAMAVRRLADAGHRRIGLILNEEGWPWTVARCRSYTESLALHRVDTDSRLLHWSDVAHTHMRDLEPTTLKDQTDRLLRYLDEVRPDALIASSSPISRLLSIAVNQAGLRVPDDLSVISFDQNPLVDAWFGMSMTTVELPLREMGRRLAEMARRLHEGLDVPDRTLLSCTLREGSSIRDVNASGESDRDAPGPL